One Urocitellus parryii isolate mUroPar1 chromosome 9, mUroPar1.hap1, whole genome shotgun sequence DNA segment encodes these proteins:
- the Snn gene encoding stannin, which yields MSIMDHSPTTGVVTVIVILIAIAALGALILGCWCYLRLQRISQSEDEESIVGDGETKEPFLLVQYSAKGPCVERKAKLMTSSGPEVHG from the coding sequence ATGTCTATCATGGACCACAGCCCCACCACAGGCGTGGTCACGGTCATTGTCATCCTCATCGCCATTGCTGCACTGGGGGCCTTGATCCTGGGCTGCTGGTGCTACCTGCGGCTACAGCGCATCAGCCAGTCGGAGGACGAGGAGAGCATTGTGGGCGATGGCGAGACCAAGGAGCCCTTCCTGCTGGTGCAGTACTCGGCCAAGGGACCGTGCGTGGAGAGGAAGGCCAAGCTGATGACCTCCAGCGGCCCCGAGGTGCACGGCTGA
- the Txndc11 gene encoding thioredoxin domain-containing protein 11 isoform X2, translating to MQETETLLLFSCNTSVPSEPGVLGYFEFSSSPQPPGYLTFFTSALHSLKKDYLGTVRFGVITNKHLAKLVSLVHSGSVYLHRHFNTSLVFPREVLNYTAENIYKWASENRETLFRWLRPHGGKSLLLHNELKKGPALFLFLPFDPLAESHPLIDEITEVALEYNNCHGDQVVERLLQHLRRVDTPVFQSLAPQPPAPLLDRPPVAASPCCNSVVLPQGHSFSRTHNVCELCVNQTARGLRPSSASMPQCSFFEMAAALDSFYLKEQTFYHAASDSMECSNFLTSYSPFSYYTACCRTINRGVVSFIDSEPGVFETPTLAFSSLEEKCEVAAPSSLPHIEENRYLFPEVGVPGTTFTGLSCRTNKTLNIYLLDSNLFWLYAERLGAPSSTHVKEFATIVDVKEESHYILDPKQTLMKFTLESFIQNFSVLYSPLKRHLIGSDPAQFPSQHLITEVTTDTFWEVVLRRQDVLLLYYAPWCGFCPSLNHVFIQLARLLPADALTVARIDVSQNDLPWEFMVDRLPTVLFFPCNRKDLSVKYPEDLPITLPNLLRFILHHSDPASAPQKSRMSTQECLQSEAVLQQGHISHLEREIQKLRAEIGSLHRAQVQVEGQLSNARRDERRLLRQQQTLEKQHSLLQRHSEQLQALYAQKARELEELADASETLLTENAWLKILVATMEKKLEGRDRAEDPAPRTEVRPEHPEPTGAPQLPGSAPSPSNGSSSLAPERKGENRTD from the exons ATTACCTAGGAACAGTACGATTTGGGGTTATCACAAATAAACATCTTGCGAAACTGGTTTCCTTAGTACACTCTGGAAGTGTGTATTTACATAGACATTTCAACACATCACTT GTCTTCCCCAGGGAGGTCCTGAACTACACAGCCGAGAACATCTACAAGTGGGCCTCGGAGAACCGCGAGACACTCTTCCGATGGCTGCGGCCCCACGGAGGCAAGAGTCTCCTGCTGCATAATGAGCTCAAGAAAGGACCAGCACTTTTTCTGTTCCTCCCTTTTGACCCCTTAGCCGAAAGTCACCCTTTAATAGATGAG ATCACCGAAGTGGCCTTGGAGTACAACAACTGTCACGGGGACCAGGTGGTGGAGCGTCTACTTCAGCACCTGCGGCGGGTGGACACACCTGTGTTCCAGTCCCTGGCGCCACAGCCCCCAGCTCCACTGCTGGACAGACCGCCGGTGGCAGCGTCCCCCTGCTGCAATAGTGTGGTGCTGCCCCAGGGGCACTCCTTCTCCAGGACCCACAACGTCTGTGAGCTGTGTGTCAACCAGACTGCTAGGGGCCTCAGGCCAAGCTCGGCCAGCATGCCACAGTGCAGCTTCTTTGAGATGGCGGCAGCCCTGGATTCCTTCTACCTCAAGGAGCAGACCTTCTACCACGCAGCTTCAGACAGCATGGAGTGCAGCAATTTTTTAACTTCCTATAGCCCTTTCAGCTACTACACTGCATGTTGCAGGACCATCAACAGGGGCGTGGTGAGCTTCATCGATTCTGAACCAGGTGTCTTTGAAACCCCAACCCTTGCATTCTCTTCCCTGGAGGAGAAATGTGAGGTCGCCGCCCCCAGCTCCCTTCCTCACATTGAGGAGAACAGGTATCTCTTCCCTGAAGTGGGCGTGCCTGGCACCACCTTCACCGGCCTGAGCTGCCGAACCAACAAGACTCTGAACATCTACCTTCTGGATTCCAATTTATTTTGGTTATATGCAGAGAGGCTGGGTGCTCCGAGCTCCACGCACGTGAAAGAGTTTGCCACAATTGTTGACGTGAAAGAAGAGTCTCACTATATCTTGGATCCAAAACAAACGCTCATGAAGTTCACCCTAG agtcttTTATTCAAAACTTCAGCGTTCTCTACAGTCCCTTGAAAAGGCATCTCATTGGAAGTGATCCTGCCCAGTTCCCTTCTCAGCATTTAATCACTGAAGTGACAACGGATACCTTCTGGGAAGTTGTCCTTCGGAGACAG GATGTCCTGCTGCTCTATTACGCGCCGTGGTGTGGCTTCTGCCCATCCCTCAATCACGTCTTTATCCAGCTAGCTCGTCTCCTGCCTGCGGATGCACTCACGGTGGCCAG AATTGATGTGTCTCAGAATGATCTTCCTTGGGAATTTATGGTTGACCGTCTTCCTACTGTCTTGTTTTTTCCTTGCAACAG AAAGGACCTAAGTGTGAAATACCCTGAAGACCTCCCCATCACCCTTCCAAATCTGCTGAGGTTCATCTTGCACCACTCGGACCCTGCCTCCGCCCCCCAGAAGTCAAGAATGTCTACCCAAGAATGTCTCCAGAGCGAGGCAGTCCTACAGCAGGGGCACATCTCCCACTTGGAGAGGGAGATCCAGAAACTGAGAGCAGAGATAGGCAGCCTTCACCGAGCACAGGTGCAGGTGGAGGGCCAGCTCTCCAACGCCCGCAGGGACGAGCGCCGGCTGCTGCGACAGCAGCAGACCCTGGAGAAGCAGCACAGCCTGCTCCAGCGGCACAGTGAGCAGCTGCAGGCCCTGTATGCACAGAAGGCCCGCGAGCTGGAAGAGCTGGCTGACGCCTCAGAGACCCTCCTCACTGAAAACGCGTGGCTCAAGATCCTGGTGGCCACCATGGAGAAGAAACTGGAGGGCCGGGACCGGGCTGAGGACCCAGCCCCCCGGACAGAGGTGCGTCCTGAGCACCCTGAGCCCACAGGCGCCCCCCAGTTACCTGGAAGCGCCCCTTCACCTTCCAATGGCAGCTCCTCGCTGGCACCTGAGAGGAAGGGTGAGAACAGGACAGACTAA